Below is a genomic region from Numenius arquata chromosome 8, bNumArq3.hap1.1, whole genome shotgun sequence.
aaataaagggaaaaagagacGTAATCCCGGAGGAAAGGCAAAGCTTTTCCACACCGCTTTACCAGGAAAATCAGAACGCCCTCCTGcgcgcagccccagccccgccgccctcccgcccggGGGCGGGGTctggggcggggccggggggggtggggcgtgcgtgccccgccccccgccgggcCATATaagcggtggcggcggcgggcgcggggagcGTGGCCGGGCGAGGCGGGCGCCATGCAGAGTGCCCTGTTCCTGGCGCTGCGGCACAACGGCGGGCGGATGGAGCGGAGCGGCCGCCGCCGTAGCGAGGCAGAGGAGGCGGAGAAGGGCAGGATGAAGAAGACGATGTGAGTGTCCTCCCCCTGCCCGCGGCGGGGCCTCAGCCCCGGGGCTTCCTGCGGGGAGAAGCTTCCACCCGCAgagccgggggtggggtggggggagaagcgGGCTGCGGAGCTGGGGTCTCCGTGGGAGCAGGGCAGCTTGCccacctctgctgcctgcagctgtACCTTGGCTAACACTGGTCACTGGCTAGCGAGCACATCTGTTGACAGAAGTGAGGGGAACATCGTTTTTTTGCCCTCGGACAGATGATCTGGGTGAATAACTGAAAAAGCAACGTCAGGATGACTTTTGCAGCCTTGGCCAGTGAAGGGGATGGTGTTTAAAGCATTTTGAGTTGTCGTTTTTAACATGCATCTTCTTTGTTCTTCCAGCATTAAAGATTGGAAAACGAGACTGAGCTACTTCCTGCAGAACTCTTCCAATTCTACTAAAATGAAATCTAAGAAAGTGGGGAAACACCACACCTACTTCAGGTAAGCTATGAAAAAGAGACTTTGTTTAAGTAACTCAAGTGTTTTACAAAAAAACAGTAAAGCTTGAGCAATGGAGTCTGATGTTCCTCATCTCTTTATGCAGACCTTCCCCTGAAGAAGCCCAGCTGTGGTCAGAAGCCTTTGATGAACTTCTTGCTAATAAATGTAAGTCTCTCTTCGGAAAGTAACATTCAAGAGCAAAGGGGTAGTGAAGTTTATATATCTGTAAGAGACTGCTTCCTTGCATGTCAGCATTATACCTTTCTAATGTAAATAGCTTTGAAAGTTAAATGCTTTAGACTGTTTAAAGCCAAAATTCATAGAAGTGCTCTTTAAAGAAATCGCAAAGTAATACTGAAATACGAGGACTACTTCGTtgtagtggaattttttttttaatccttgtagTTAAAATCATACCTATCAGCTTGGCTTTGCCAGATGTGAAAGGAACACTTGTTCCCCGAGCTCACTGCTTAACCAAGACAAATGCATTCAAGGAACTTGGGAAGGATTCTGCAACAGAAGTCTAACAATCTCAGGGCTTTACTGTAGCTCTACAAGGAGAAGTActcaaaagcagagcaaaaagaCTAAGTAATATTACCATTTGCTCTTTGAACTCGAGTCATCctttccattacaaaaaaaaaaaacctccagagGCTTGTGGCAGAGTCAAATATTTACTCCAGTGTAAAGGTTAACACAGGAGATCCCATCTAGAGAGAGaggttttttaaatacagaatttctttGCAGGCATCACAAAAGAGAACAGACAGACTAGAAATGGCTTTCATTTTTTGTGTTTACCTAAAAAATGACTAACTCAAAGTGAAGCCTGCCAAGCTGTTGGTGTTAACTTGTTTGCATACatgctgtgtatatatatatgtatgctatgtatacatatgcatatatatatgctatGCTGTATATTATTGCTATGATATCTCTGAAAGAACCAGACTAGAACTACAGCAAAATGTTTTGGTAGAAACAGATGTGACCAATGGGTAAATTCAAGATTCCTGAAATTGTTAAttgatgtgtattttttttattattctttccctAGATGGTCTTGCTGCTTTCCGAGCTTTTCTGAAGTCTGAGTTCTGCGAAGAGAACATCGAGTTCTGGTTGGCTTGTGAGGACTTCAAGAAAACCAAGTCACCCCAGAAGCTGACATCGAAAGCGAAAAAAATCTACAATGACTTCATTGAAAAGGAAGCTCCCAAAGAGGTAAAGAAAAAACTATATTAAGTATAAGTGCCCTGCTCTATGAGTTCTTATGCCTTTCTTTATGTCTCTGAACTGACTTTAAGACGCGGATGCCAAACTGTATTGTATGTACCCCACTGTTAATATCTGTGTCTGAACCTAGCGCTCTCCCCGACTACCTTTTTGCTGAGCTGGAAAGTGGCACAAGCAGTATTTCAGAGACTTTCCATCTTCACTGGGAAAAGTCAACAGCCACATTTAATACCTGCAACATCTTTGAGTTTAGCCCTGAAAGACAGTATATCTTAATTACTTTGAGTTTtgtataaaagcagaattttcttaAAGGACACTTCATTAATTTGACCCTGTAGTAATAGGATCTTCCCTTCTTTACCTCTTCAGAAATTTTATGGTGTTTTACTTGCATGAATTCAGTTCTCAGAAGTaaccatcctttttttttgtattccagATAAACATAGACTTCCAAACCAAGAACATGATTGCGCAAAATATTCAAGAAGCCACACATACCTGCTTCAGCGCAGCACAGAAGAGAGTTTACAGCTTAATGGAGAATAACTCATACCCACGGTTTTTGGAATCTGAATTCTATCAGGAGCTGTGCAAGAAGACACCCGTCACCAGAGCAGCCCAGGGGACGTGAGAGATGGAGAAGAGCGAGAAGAAGCCTTTCAGCTAGTGAGGAAACAAGCCACAGCTCATGGTGGCATCCTGACCTGAAAGACTGGGATACCAAGCGCTCAGTCTGTTTGCCATGGTGCAAGGACAAATACTGACTTTGGCACAAAGCTGATAGCAAAGACTGATGCTGTTGGAGGACATTCAGAAGTGCCATCAAGAAGCT
It encodes:
- the RGS2 gene encoding regulator of G-protein signaling 2, which encodes MQSALFLALRHNGGRMERSGRRRSEAEEAEKGRMKKTIIKDWKTRLSYFLQNSSNSTKMKSKKVGKHHTYFRPSPEEAQLWSEAFDELLANKYGLAAFRAFLKSEFCEENIEFWLACEDFKKTKSPQKLTSKAKKIYNDFIEKEAPKEINIDFQTKNMIAQNIQEATHTCFSAAQKRVYSLMENNSYPRFLESEFYQELCKKTPVTRAAQGT